TGCGCACGCCGCTGGCCGTGGCGCGGGGCGCGGTGGAAATCCTGGAGCTCGACCCGCCACGGGACACGGAGACGTTCGACCGGCTGCGCCGGGCCGTGAGCGAGATGGTCCTGCTGACGGAGGGCCTGCTCTGGCTGGCGCGGGAGCACCGCACCGAGGAGCGCTGTGAGCTGCACCGCGTCTCGCGAGAGCTGCTCGCCCTGTACGGGCACCTGCGCCGCAGTGCCGACCTCGAGCTCGCCATCGAGGCCGGCAGCGAGGTGCACGCCCCCATTCCCGCCTCCGTCGCCCGGGTGATGCTGGGCAACCTCCTCAAGAACGCGCTCGCCTATACGGACGCGGGGCGCATCGTCATCTCCATCGAGCCCACGGCCTGGAGCATCTCCGACACCGGCGTCGGCTTCGGTCGCGCCGAGCCCGGGAGCGAGAGCCTGGGCATCGGCCTGTCGCTGGTGGAGCGGCTGGCCCGGCGCTTCGCGTGGGCGCTGTCCATCGAAGTACTGGAGCCCCGTGGCACCCGCGTGCGACTGAGCTGGACCGTGAAACAACCTGAAACGCGCTGAAACACGCGAGAAACATACAGTCCACCAGCGCCTCCGCGCCTGCACCCGGGGACGGGTGTGGCACGCGCCCTGCTATGGCTTTCTCACGGACTCACGTTTCCCGAGGGAGCGCCTGATGCACACGAGCGAGGAGTGCCGCCGGGAAGCCCCGGTGACTTCGGCCCGGCCCGGCCATGAGCGCTACCGCGTCCTCATCATCGGCGGAGGGACGGCGGGAATCTCCGTGGCCGCCCGGCTGGCGCGTGCGGGGCAGAAGGACGTCGCCGTGCTGGAGCCCTCGCGGCACCACTACTACCAGCCGCTGTGGACGCTGGTCGGCGCCGGCGAGGCCCGCGTCGAGGACACCGTGCGCGACGAAGCCCGCCTCATCCCGCGCGGCGTGAGGTGGCTCCAGGATGCCGCCGAGGAGGTGGACCCCGCGCGGAGCGAGGTGCGCACGCGAGGCGGCCTGCGCGTCGGCTACGACTTCCTCGTCGTCGCACCGGGCATCCAGCTCGACTGGGACGAGGTGGCGGGACTGCGCGACGCACTGGAGACGGAGCACGTCAGCAGCAACTACGACGTGCGGCTCGCGCCGAAGACGTGGCAGCTGCTCCAGCGGTTCCAGGGCGGCACGGCCCTCTTCACCCACCCGGCGACTCCGGTGAAGTGCGCCGGTGCGCCGCAGAAAATCATGTACCTCGCCGCGGACCACTTCCGCCGCACCGGCGTCGCCGAGCGCTCGAAGGTCATCTTCGGCTCGGGCGCGAAGGCCCTCTTCGGCGTGAAGCCCTTCGCCGCCGTGCTGGAGGGCGTGGTGAAGCGCTACGGCATCGACGCGCGCTTCGAGCATGACCTCGTCGCCGTGGATGGAGGGAAGCGCGAGGCCACCTTCCAGGTTCCTCGCGACGGAAAGCAGGAGCGCGTCACCGTCCCGTACGATTTGCTCCACGTCACCCCGCCGCAGAGCGCGCCGGACTTCATCAAGCGCAGTGCGCTCGCCTGGCGTGAGGGCGCATGCGCCGGCTGGGTGAAGGCGGACAAGCACACGCTCCAGCACCCGGACTTCCCCAACGTCTTCGCCCTGGGTGACGCGTCGGACCTGCCCACCAGCCGCACCGGGGCCGCCGTGCGAAAGCAGGCGCCGGTGCTGGTGGACAACCTCCTGTCCGTCATGGCCGGCCGGGCGCCCTCCGCCCGCTACGACGGCTACGCGTCCTGCCCGCTCACCACGGGGTACGGGAAGCTGCTGCTCGCCGAGTTCGACTACGACGGCAAGCCCGCGCCCAGCTTCCCGCTCATCGACACGCTCCAGGAGCGGCGCGACATGTGGCTGATGAAGAAGTACGGCCTGCCCCACCTCTACTGGTCGCTGATGATGCGCGGCCGGGCCTGAGAGGCCGTGCCACGCACCGCGAGGCCGGGCTATGCAGGTGTCCCGCCCCGGCCCCGCCGATGCCCCACTCCCGCCCTGCCGCCCCGTCCCGACTCGTGCTGCCCGCCCTGGATGCCCTCGCGGGCCCCGTGCTCCTCGTCGACGGCGCGGGGCAGGTGGCCACCCTCACCCCCGCGCTGGAGGCGAAGCTCGGCGGCACCCTGCGCGCGGGCACACCCCTGGCGGAGGTGCTCGTGCCCCACGGCGGCGCCGAGCGCCTCGACGCCCTGCTGACCGGGGACCGCGAGTCGCCCGCCCGGCTGCACGTGGGAGGGCGGGGGCACGCGGTGCGGGTGCGCGCGGTGGCGCTGACGGAGGGAGGGCGCGTGCTCGGCCATGCCCTCCTCGTGAGCGTGGACTCCGCGCGCGACGCGGCCGGACAGGCCGAGCTGTTCCACGGCGTGTGGACACAGGATGCCGAGCTCAAGCGCATCTTCCGCATCGTCGAGAAGGTGGCCCGCACCGAGTCGAGCGTCCTGGTGCGCGGCGAGTCCGGCACCGGCAAGGAGCTCATCGCCCGCGCGCTGCACACGCTGTCGCCTCGCAGCAAGGGCCCCTTCCGGGCCATCAACTGCGCGGCGCTGCCGCCCAACCTGCTGGAGAGCGAGCTGTTCGGCCACGTGCGTGGCGCCTTCACCGGCGCGGTGCGCGACAGCCCGGGGCACTTCCGGCTGGCGGACCGGGGCTCGCTCTTCCTGGACGAGGTGGCGGAGATGCCGCTGGACCTCCAGGCGAAGATGCTGCGCGTGCTGGAGACGCGCACCGTCATCCCCGTGGGAGGCCGCGAGCCCGTGCCAGTGGACGTGCGCATCATCGCCGCCACGCACCGCGCCCTGCGCCGGGAGGTGGAGGCCGGCCGCTTCCGCGCGGACCTGATGTACCGCCTGCGCGTGGTGCCCCTCTTCCTGCCCACGCTGCGCGAGCGGCCGGGAGACATCCTCCCGCTGGCGAGGCGCTTCCTGGACGAGCTGCACCAGCGGGGCTCGCGCCGCGTGGAGCGCTTCTCCCCCGGAGCCCGCCGCCTGCTGGAGGGCCACCCGTGGCCGGGCAACGTGCGCGAGCTGCGCAACGTCATGGAGTACGCCTACGTCATCGGCGAGGGCCCGGTGGTGCGAGAGGCGGACCTGCCGCCCGAGTTCTCCGAGCAGAAGCGCGGCGGTGGCAGCCCGGACGTGCCTGGCGGTCCGGACGCCTCGCTGGACCCGGAGCGGGTGCGCGCGGCGCTCGCCCGGACGGGAGGCAATCGCTCCGAGGCCGCGCGCCTGCTCGGCATCAGCCGCGTGACGCTGTGGCGCCGGCTGCGTGAGCTGGACCCGAACGGCGCTCGGTGAGCCAGGGCGGGAGGGGTGGAGCCGCGCCGCCATTCCGGGCCGGGCACGCGGGCGTGCGGGTTCGCGGGCTCGCAACACAGCGAGCATGTTCCCGCGGCCACGGCCCCTGTGGAGCCTCCGCCACAGGTGTCTCCGCCGCAGGGCAACTCCGGCCACACCGGTTGCCGCGGAACGGCCTCACTGTTTCACCCCGGCGTTTCACCTGTTGCGCGTCGTGACATGCCCCGGCACGGAGGCAACCCGCCGGAGCAGCCCTTCCGTCCTCGTGGCCCGGCGTCCGCGGCCGGCCGCCCCTCCCTCTGGGCGGAGCGGGTGTGCGGCCCAGGATGGAAGGGGGCCCTCGCGACCGAAACCGGCGCCTGCCTCGACGACTGGCACGGCGATGGCAGTGCGTGAGCACGCAACGCCCTTCGCATGAGGTGGACCATGCTGTTCCGACAGCTCTTCGACGCCGAGACCTCGACCTATACGTATCTCCTCGCGGACGAGGCCACACGTGAGGCGGCGCTCATCGACCCGGTGCTGGAGCAGGTGGAGCGCGACCTGCGGCTCGTGGAGGAGCTGGGCCTGAAGCTGACGCGGGTGCTGGAGACGCACGTCCACGCCGACCACGTCACCGGCGCGGGCGTGCTGCGCGAGCGGACGGGCGCCACGGTGGTGGCTTCCGCGCGGGGCGCGCCATGCGTGAGCCGGAAGGTGGGCCATGGCGACGTCGTGCGCCTGGGCGGCCTGGAGCTCCACGTATTGGAGACGCCGGGCCACACCGACGACAGCCTCAGCTACCTGTGCGAGGGCCGGCTCTTCACCGGTGACGCGCTGCTCATCCGAGGCACCGGCCGCACCGACTTCCAGAACGGAGACGCGGGCCAGCTCCACGACTCCATCACCCGCCACCTCTTCACGCTGCCGGAAGAGACCGCGGTGTACCCGGGCCACGACTACGCCGGACACGCCATGTCCACCATCGGCGAGGAGAAGCGCCACAACCCGCGCCTGGCCAGGAGGACGCGGGAGTCCTTCATCGCCTTCATGAAGGGCCGCCAGCTCCCGCCGCCGAAGAAGCTGGACGTGGCGGTGCCCGCCAACCGGGCCTGCGGCCTCGGCAAGCCCCTGCTCCAGACCTGACCCCACGCTTCACGAACCCGGGCTGCCCGACCCCATCCAGAGGGGGCGGCAACACACGAGGGCCTTGAATCCCGAGCGCCCCGCCCCGGTCCCACCCAGGGGGGCCCGTGAAGCCCCATCGCCAGCATGCCCGCCCTCCGACTGGAGGACGCGGGACGAGAGAAGAATCACCATGAGCAGCCTCTTCGACGTCTCCACCCCACACGCCAGCGGCTACCGCGAGGTGGACGTGCGTCAGCTGGCGGCGCTCCCCCTGGCGCCCCTCTCCCTGGTGGACGTGCGCGAGCCCGCCGAGTTCGACGGCCTCCTCGG
This DNA window, taken from Pyxidicoccus xibeiensis, encodes the following:
- a CDS encoding sigma-54 interaction domain-containing protein, whose translation is MPHSRPAAPSRLVLPALDALAGPVLLVDGAGQVATLTPALEAKLGGTLRAGTPLAEVLVPHGGAERLDALLTGDRESPARLHVGGRGHAVRVRAVALTEGGRVLGHALLVSVDSARDAAGQAELFHGVWTQDAELKRIFRIVEKVARTESSVLVRGESGTGKELIARALHTLSPRSKGPFRAINCAALPPNLLESELFGHVRGAFTGAVRDSPGHFRLADRGSLFLDEVAEMPLDLQAKMLRVLETRTVIPVGGREPVPVDVRIIAATHRALRREVEAGRFRADLMYRLRVVPLFLPTLRERPGDILPLARRFLDELHQRGSRRVERFSPGARRLLEGHPWPGNVRELRNVMEYAYVIGEGPVVREADLPPEFSEQKRGGGSPDVPGGPDASLDPERVRAALARTGGNRSEAARLLGISRVTLWRRLRELDPNGAR
- a CDS encoding MBL fold metallo-hydrolase, which translates into the protein MLFRQLFDAETSTYTYLLADEATREAALIDPVLEQVERDLRLVEELGLKLTRVLETHVHADHVTGAGVLRERTGATVVASARGAPCVSRKVGHGDVVRLGGLELHVLETPGHTDDSLSYLCEGRLFTGDALLIRGTGRTDFQNGDAGQLHDSITRHLFTLPEETAVYPGHDYAGHAMSTIGEEKRHNPRLARRTRESFIAFMKGRQLPPPKKLDVAVPANRACGLGKPLLQT
- a CDS encoding NAD(P)/FAD-dependent oxidoreductase; this encodes MHTSEECRREAPVTSARPGHERYRVLIIGGGTAGISVAARLARAGQKDVAVLEPSRHHYYQPLWTLVGAGEARVEDTVRDEARLIPRGVRWLQDAAEEVDPARSEVRTRGGLRVGYDFLVVAPGIQLDWDEVAGLRDALETEHVSSNYDVRLAPKTWQLLQRFQGGTALFTHPATPVKCAGAPQKIMYLAADHFRRTGVAERSKVIFGSGAKALFGVKPFAAVLEGVVKRYGIDARFEHDLVAVDGGKREATFQVPRDGKQERVTVPYDLLHVTPPQSAPDFIKRSALAWREGACAGWVKADKHTLQHPDFPNVFALGDASDLPTSRTGAAVRKQAPVLVDNLLSVMAGRAPSARYDGYASCPLTTGYGKLLLAEFDYDGKPAPSFPLIDTLQERRDMWLMKKYGLPHLYWSLMMRGRA